In Patescibacteria group bacterium, a single genomic region encodes these proteins:
- the rpsQ gene encoding 30S ribosomal protein S17, translated as MDKKTNKRILKGVVVSDKMDKTIVVLVERIKEHPKYRRRYRVSKKYKAHDPEKKYHIGDKISIQECGPISKEKRWIVL; from the coding sequence ATGGACAAGAAAACAAATAAAAGAATATTAAAAGGTGTAGTAGTTTCTGATAAAATGGATAAAACCATTGTGGTTTTAGTTGAAAGGATCAAGGAACATCCCAAATACAGAAGAAGATATCGTGTTTCCAAAAAATACAAAGCTCATGATCCAGAGAAAAAATATCATATCGGAGACAAGATTTCTATTCAAGAATGCGGGCCAATATCAAAAGAAAAAAGATGGATAGTTTTATAA
- the rplB gene encoding 50S ribosomal protein L2 has protein sequence MKNYKPTSPGTRGRIGIEYSKILTTDKPKKSLLMSFKKQAGRNKQGRITIRHQGGGHKQLYRIVDFRRDKMNIPAKVKTIEYDPNRSAFIALICYADGEKRYILASQEMKVGDEIITSEKTIIKSGNRMALKNIPVGTFVYNIELIPNQGGKIVRTAGSGAQVSAQEGRHVHLILPSAEIRMVKADCMATIGALSNPEHIFTNLGKAGRMRWKGVRPRVRGTAMNPVDHPHGGGEGKTSIGLRRGPKTPWGKQAFGVKTRKNRKYSDTFIIRRRIHKKRK, from the coding sequence ATGAAAAATTATAAACCAACAAGTCCAGGCACAAGAGGGAGAATCGGTATTGAATACAGTAAAATTTTAACTACTGACAAGCCGAAAAAATCTCTTCTCATGTCTTTCAAGAAACAAGCTGGCCGAAACAAACAAGGTAGGATTACTATTAGGCATCAAGGTGGAGGACACAAACAATTGTACCGCATCGTTGATTTCAGAAGAGATAAGATGAATATTCCGGCTAAAGTAAAAACTATTGAATATGATCCGAATAGGTCAGCTTTTATTGCTTTGATTTGTTATGCTGACGGAGAAAAAAGATATATTTTAGCTTCGCAGGAGATGAAAGTCGGAGATGAAATTATTACATCCGAGAAAACAATCATTAAATCCGGAAACAGAATGGCACTAAAAAATATTCCAGTGGGAACTTTTGTTTATAATATTGAATTGATTCCTAACCAAGGCGGGAAGATTGTCCGCACAGCTGGTTCAGGCGCGCAAGTCAGCGCCCAAGAAGGTCGGCATGTCCATTTAATCCTTCCTTCCGCGGAAATCAGGATGGTGAAAGCAGATTGCATGGCAACAATAGGCGCATTAAGCAATCCCGAGCATATTTTTACTAACCTTGGAAAGGCCGGCAGAATGAGATGGAAAGGAGTAAGGCCAAGGGTTAGGGGAACAGCGATGAATCCAGTTGACCATCCGCACGGCGGAGGAGAAGGTAAGACGTCGATTGGTTTGCGCAGAGGACCGAAAACTCCTTGGGGCAAGCAGGCTTTTGGCGTTAAAACCAGGAAAAATAGAAAATATTCTGATACATTTATAATTAGAAGAAGAATTCACAAAAAACGTAAATAA
- the rplE gene encoding 50S ribosomal protein L5, with the protein MLKEKYIKEVIPEMKKRFGYRNDLAVPKIEKVVVNIGIGSITVSKDEKTQELIIRDLTLITGQKPLITLVKKAISAFKTREGMPVGLKVTLHGKRMYDFLSRLINIVLPRTRDFRGLNPKSIDKDGNLTIGIKEHIIFPEISQEDIRRIFGMEITIVIHEKNKERALEFYKLMGFPIK; encoded by the coding sequence ATGTTAAAGGAAAAATACATTAAAGAAGTAATACCTGAAATGAAAAAACGGTTTGGATACCGGAATGATTTGGCTGTGCCAAAAATCGAGAAAGTGGTAGTTAATATCGGAATCGGCAGTATCACTGTTTCTAAAGACGAAAAAACACAAGAATTAATTATCAGAGATTTGACTTTAATTACAGGCCAAAAGCCATTAATAACACTGGTCAAGAAAGCAATTTCTGCTTTTAAAACAAGAGAAGGAATGCCGGTCGGATTAAAAGTGACTTTGCACGGTAAAAGAATGTATGATTTTCTTTCTCGCCTGATAAATATTGTTTTGCCGAGAACCAGGGATTTTCGGGGATTAAATCCAAAATCAATCGATAAAGACGGCAATTTGACGATTGGCATCAAAGAACATATTATTTTCCCAGAAATATCCCAAGAAGACATCAGAAGGATTTTCGGCATGGAAATAACAATTGTAATTCACGAAAAAAATAAAGAAAGAGCATTGGAATTTTATAAACTAATGGGTTTTCCAATTAAATAA
- a CDS encoding 30S ribosomal protein S5, translating into MTEEKKFERKPRTRRGDRKEEKSEFEQKLLDIRRTARMVAGGRRFSFRALVIIGNRQGKVGIGLAKGADVTIAVEKAVNQAKKNLIQVPITENKSISQMTEAKFGAAKVMLKPAPKGRGIIAGGAVRVICNLSGIENVVSKIIGRTTNKLANAEAAIEALRKLS; encoded by the coding sequence ATGACAGAAGAAAAAAAATTCGAAAGAAAACCAAGAACCAGAAGAGGTGATAGAAAAGAAGAGAAGTCAGAATTTGAGCAGAAACTTTTAGATATCCGCAGAACTGCTCGAATGGTTGCCGGAGGCAGAAGATTCAGCTTCCGAGCATTAGTTATTATCGGAAACAGGCAGGGCAAAGTTGGAATCGGTTTGGCGAAAGGAGCTGATGTGACTATCGCAGTCGAAAAAGCAGTGAATCAAGCCAAGAAGAATCTGATTCAAGTTCCGATTACAGAGAATAAATCAATCAGCCAGATGACTGAAGCAAAATTCGGTGCAGCTAAAGTTATGTTGAAACCAGCTCCGAAAGGAAGAGGAATTATTGCTGGTGGCGCAGTCAGAGTTATTTGCAATTTATCCGGAATAGAAAACGTGGTTTCCAAAATTATCGGAAGAACAACGAATAAATTAGCCAATGCTGAGGCAGCAATTGAAGCATTAAGAAAATTATCATAA
- the rplW gene encoding 50S ribosomal protein L23 encodes MKNKEITAAILLKGPHISEKATNLSESGKYIFKVYSDANKSEIKKAIANLYGVAVKKVNIINIKTKKRIMKGKIGEKPGYKKAIITLWRGHKIEILPH; translated from the coding sequence ATGAAAAATAAGGAAATTACAGCTGCGATACTTTTAAAAGGACCACATATCAGCGAGAAGGCGACCAATCTTTCCGAAAGCGGAAAATATATTTTTAAAGTTTATTCTGATGCCAATAAATCAGAAATTAAAAAAGCTATTGCTAATCTTTATGGCGTAGCGGTTAAAAAGGTTAATATCATCAATATCAAAACCAAGAAAAGAATAATGAAAGGTAAAATTGGCGAAAAACCAGGATACAAAAAAGCCATTATTACTCTATGGAGAGGTCATAAAATCGAGATTTTACCGCATTAA
- the rplN gene encoding 50S ribosomal protein L14 — translation MIQAGTNLIVADNTGAKAIRVFKVLGATRRRYAQIGDIIVASVKNAEPRKLVKKKEIIRAVIVRQKRSLRRKDGSYIRFDDNAAVILDGKEPKGNRIFGPVARELKDKGFDKIISLAAEVL, via the coding sequence ATGATTCAGGCAGGAACAAATTTAATTGTAGCTGACAATACTGGAGCGAAAGCAATCCGGGTGTTTAAGGTTTTGGGTGCAACCAGACGCAGATATGCTCAGATTGGCGATATTATTGTGGCTTCAGTTAAGAATGCCGAACCCAGAAAATTGGTTAAAAAGAAAGAAATAATCAGAGCGGTAATTGTTAGACAGAAAAGATCTTTGCGCAGAAAAGACGGTAGCTATATTAGATTTGATGATAATGCGGCCGTGATTCTGGACGGCAAAGAACCAAAAGGAAATAGAATTTTCGGCCCGGTAGCCAGAGAATTAAAAGATAAAGGTTTTGATAAAATAATTTCATTAGCAGCCGAGGTATTATAA
- the rplC gene encoding 50S ribosomal protein L3: MIKFIIGKKVGMTQIYNKEGIVVPVTVIEAGPCFITQIRTKEPNKDGYDAVQIGFQELKPQKIKKPLKQKPFKYLKEFRGDIDITKFKTGDKIDVSTFQEGDKIRISGISKGRGFQGVVKRYGFKGGSTSHGDPHSLRKPGSIGCSFPEKVIKGKRMAGHMGIDRITVKNLKIAAIDAENNLLAVSGAVPGPNGGLIEIQTI, translated from the coding sequence ATGATAAAATTTATAATTGGGAAAAAAGTCGGAATGACTCAAATATATAACAAAGAAGGAATAGTTGTACCAGTTACTGTTATTGAAGCTGGGCCGTGTTTTATTACTCAAATCAGAACAAAAGAACCCAACAAAGACGGTTATGATGCTGTCCAGATTGGATTTCAGGAATTAAAGCCCCAAAAAATAAAAAAGCCGTTAAAACAAAAACCATTTAAATATCTGAAAGAATTCAGAGGAGATATAGATATTACAAAATTTAAAACTGGCGACAAAATTGATGTTTCAACTTTTCAAGAAGGAGATAAAATAAGAATTTCGGGGATTTCTAAAGGCAGAGGATTCCAGGGGGTTGTAAAAAGATATGGGTTCAAGGGTGGTTCAACTTCTCACGGAGACCCACATAGTTTAAGAAAACCCGGTTCTATTGGTTGCAGTTTTCCGGAAAAAGTAATAAAAGGAAAAAGAATGGCTGGTCATATGGGCATTGATAGAATCACGGTCAAAAATTTAAAAATCGCTGCAATAGATGCAGAGAATAATTTATTGGCAGTTTCTGGCGCAGTTCCGGGTCCCAATGGCGGATTAATCGAAATTCAAACTATTTAA
- the rpsS gene encoding 30S ribosomal protein S19 has product MTRSLKKGPWVDKKLIEKVKKLKSGDKTIIRTWSRDCTITPEMIGFTFGVHNGKDHIVVFATEEMVGHKLGEFSPTRKFTSHGGKMQREIEKGTEETASAPTLAPVAKTK; this is encoded by the coding sequence ATGACACGAAGTTTAAAAAAAGGTCCTTGGGTGGATAAAAAATTAATAGAGAAAGTTAAGAAATTAAAATCTGGAGATAAAACCATAATTAGAACATGGTCTCGCGACTGTACTATAACGCCAGAAATGATAGGATTTACTTTTGGCGTGCATAATGGCAAAGACCATATTGTGGTTTTTGCAACAGAAGAAATGGTCGGTCATAAATTAGGAGAATTTTCTCCGACTAGGAAATTCACTAGTCACGGAGGCAAGATGCAGAGAGAAATCGAAAAAGGCACAGAAGAAACGGCGTCAGCACCAACGTTAGCACCCGTTGCAAAAACTAAATAA
- a CDS encoding type Z 30S ribosomal protein S14 yields MAKTSDIAKSHKKPKFSTRKINRCFRCGRRHGYMRKFGLCRICFRELANKGELPGIKKSSW; encoded by the coding sequence ATGGCTAAGACATCCGATATTGCTAAATCACATAAAAAACCAAAGTTTTCAACGCGAAAAATCAACCGCTGTTTTCGCTGCGGTCGCAGACACGGCTATATGCGCAAATTCGGTTTGTGCCGTATTTGTTTCAGAGAATTAGCCAACAAAGGGGAACTTCCTGGTATTAAAAAATCAAGCTGGTAA
- the rpsH gene encoding 30S ribosomal protein S8 — protein MRTDPISDMLTRIRNAQAVGHKTVVFPHSKIKFELAKLLSVEGYLGAVKESGKETKKELEVDLKYKDNKNISPKIQGLIRISKAGQRIYVSKNNLIKFSQGRGIIILTTSSGLMTDRDAKKNSLGGELICRVF, from the coding sequence ATGAGAACAGATCCTATAAGCGACATGTTAACAAGGATAAGAAACGCTCAAGCAGTTGGACATAAAACTGTAGTTTTTCCGCACTCTAAAATCAAATTTGAATTGGCAAAACTTTTAAGCGTTGAAGGATATTTGGGCGCTGTTAAAGAATCGGGCAAGGAGACCAAAAAAGAATTGGAAGTGGATTTAAAATATAAAGACAACAAAAATATATCTCCTAAAATCCAGGGATTAATCAGAATAAGCAAGGCGGGACAAAGGATTTATGTTTCTAAAAACAATTTAATTAAGTTTTCACAGGGCCGCGGAATTATTATTCTCACAACTTCCAGCGGGCTTATGACTGACAGGGATGCCAAAAAAAATAGCTTGGGAGGAGAATTAATTTGTAGAGTTTTTTAA
- the rplD gene encoding 50S ribosomal protein L4, which produces MIKVLVHNSEGEQVGTISLPEEIFGVKINNDLIYQAVNAQTANSRFHLAHAKDRSEVRGGGKKPWRQKGTGRARHGSIRSPLWRGGGVTFGPKLEENFEKKINKKAKRKALFMVLTSKVQDKELIVLDELKIKEPKTKIMAGIFGKILKEVKKPSVLITISKKNENIIIASKNIPSTKTILADSLNVLDLLSFKYLLIDKEAIKVIEKTYGTV; this is translated from the coding sequence ATGATTAAAGTATTGGTTCATAATTCAGAGGGGGAACAAGTAGGCACAATAAGTTTGCCAGAGGAAATTTTTGGCGTGAAAATTAATAATGATTTAATTTATCAGGCGGTAAACGCCCAGACGGCAAACAGCCGTTTTCATCTAGCCCATGCTAAAGACAGAAGCGAGGTGAGAGGCGGAGGCAAAAAACCATGGAGACAAAAAGGAACTGGCCGCGCCAGACATGGTTCAATTCGTTCCCCTTTATGGAGAGGCGGTGGCGTGACTTTCGGACCGAAGCTTGAGGAAAATTTTGAGAAAAAAATCAATAAAAAAGCCAAAAGAAAAGCTCTTTTTATGGTTTTAACTTCGAAGGTTCAGGATAAAGAATTGATTGTTTTAGATGAATTAAAGATAAAAGAACCAAAAACAAAAATAATGGCTGGAATTTTTGGTAAAATTCTTAAAGAAGTCAAAAAACCGAGCGTATTGATAACTATTTCCAAAAAAAATGAAAATATAATCATTGCCAGCAAAAATATTCCCAGTACAAAAACAATACTTGCCGACAGTTTAAATGTTTTAGATTTATTATCGTTTAAATATTTACTAATAGATAAAGAAGCAATTAAGGTAATTGAAAAGACTTATGGGACTGTTTAA
- the rpmC gene encoding 50S ribosomal protein L29 codes for MKTKEFKQKTDKELKETLIHLRDNLRELRFNLASGKVKNINEIHRNRRDIARILTLLKQHGQENK; via the coding sequence ATGAAAACAAAAGAATTCAAGCAAAAAACAGATAAAGAATTGAAAGAAACTCTTATCCATCTGAGAGATAATCTTCGAGAGTTAAGATTTAACCTAGCCAGCGGGAAAGTGAAGAATATCAACGAAATTCATAGGAATAGGCGCGATATTGCTAGAATATTAACACTTTTGAAACAACATGGACAAGAAAACAAATAA
- the rpsC gene encoding 30S ribosomal protein S3, with product MSHRVHPKVFRIKGIEDWQSQWFSKKNYKSNLEQDIKIREFLKKELKPAIVDEIIIKRLANSIHIIIKAARPGIIIGRGGAGIQELKKRVISKVFKGKIKGIDIKIDVEEIRKAETKANIIGQAIAEQLERRMPFRRVIKQTIEKAIQNPEVKGIKVSVSGRLNGSEMARDEKLIKGSLPLQTIRANIDYAQVNAYTIYGVIGIKIWINKGEVFEK from the coding sequence ATGAGTCATAGAGTTCATCCAAAAGTTTTTAGAATAAAAGGCATTGAGGATTGGCAGTCGCAGTGGTTCAGCAAAAAAAACTACAAAAGTAATTTGGAGCAGGATATTAAAATCCGCGAATTTTTAAAAAAAGAATTAAAGCCGGCAATAGTTGACGAGATAATAATAAAGCGTTTGGCTAATTCCATTCATATTATAATCAAAGCCGCCAGGCCGGGCATTATTATCGGCCGCGGAGGAGCTGGAATCCAAGAACTTAAGAAACGAGTTATCAGTAAAGTTTTTAAAGGGAAAATAAAAGGTATAGACATTAAAATAGACGTAGAGGAAATTAGAAAAGCCGAAACCAAAGCAAATATTATCGGTCAGGCAATTGCCGAACAGCTGGAGCGAAGAATGCCTTTCAGGCGTGTAATTAAACAGACAATCGAAAAGGCAATACAGAATCCAGAGGTCAAGGGAATCAAAGTTTCTGTTTCCGGGCGTTTGAATGGTTCGGAAATGGCCCGTGATGAAAAATTAATTAAGGGTAGTTTACCTCTTCAGACAATCAGGGCAAATATTGATTATGCCCAGGTTAATGCTTACACAATTTACGGCGTGATCGGAATAAAAATTTGGATAAACAAAGGAGAGGTATTTGAAAAATAA
- the rplF gene encoding 50S ribosomal protein L6, with the protein MSRIGKQPIIIPDGVEVKIDKDLILVKGEKGELTQKLTSEIEVEIKDKTILLKELKKTKNSSALWGTFRALIANMTEGVSKGFEKKLIIEGIGYKAMMSGNKLVLNLGFSHSIEVEVPKMIEFKVEKNTITISGIDKQMVGQTAAEIRSYRKPEPYKGKGIRYENEIVRRKAGKKAVATAG; encoded by the coding sequence ATGAGTAGAATCGGCAAACAACCAATAATTATTCCAGATGGAGTCGAAGTGAAAATCGATAAAGATTTAATATTGGTTAAAGGGGAAAAAGGCGAATTGACCCAAAAATTAACGTCAGAAATCGAAGTTGAAATCAAAGACAAAACGATTTTATTAAAAGAATTGAAGAAAACAAAAAACAGCTCTGCTTTATGGGGAACATTCAGGGCATTAATAGCTAATATGACGGAAGGAGTAAGTAAGGGATTTGAGAAAAAATTAATTATTGAAGGGATCGGCTATAAGGCGATGATGAGTGGGAATAAATTGGTTTTGAATTTAGGCTTTTCCCACTCCATAGAAGTTGAAGTTCCGAAGATGATAGAATTTAAAGTGGAGAAAAATACAATAACTATTTCCGGGATAGACAAACAGATGGTCGGCCAGACAGCCGCCGAAATCAGGAGTTACAGAAAGCCAGAGCCGTACAAAGGCAAAGGAATCAGATACGAAAATGAAATAGTCAGAAGAAAAGCCGGTAAGAAGGCAGTTGCGACAGCTGGATAA
- the rplV gene encoding 50S ribosomal protein L22 produces MEIKASLNYLRIAPRKVRSVIDLIRGKEIKEAEAQLKFISRRAAAPILKLVNSAIANAKNNLNLEKENLFIKEIRVDEGVPNKRWMPVSRGRAHPIMKRTSHIILVLGVKDGVKIKKAQPVKSIEMEKTPKEAPPVTVVSTQKPEKPKYRPLKETKKGKGFIGSIARKIFRRKSM; encoded by the coding sequence ATGGAAATTAAAGCCAGTTTAAATTATTTAAGGATTGCTCCGAGAAAAGTTAGGTCAGTGATTGATTTAATCAGGGGCAAAGAAATAAAAGAAGCAGAAGCCCAGTTGAAATTTATCAGTCGAAGGGCAGCGGCTCCGATTTTGAAACTTGTGAACTCGGCTATTGCTAATGCTAAGAACAATCTTAATCTTGAAAAGGAAAATTTATTTATCAAAGAAATCAGAGTTGATGAGGGCGTTCCCAATAAAAGATGGATGCCGGTTTCAAGAGGCAGAGCGCATCCGATTATGAAAAGAACAAGCCATATAATTTTAGTGTTAGGGGTTAAAGATGGGGTTAAAATAAAAAAAGCCCAGCCCGTAAAATCAATAGAAATGGAAAAAACTCCGAAAGAAGCGCCTCCAGTTACGGTTGTGTCCACTCAGAAACCGGAGAAACCGAAATATAGACCTCTCAAAGAGACTAAAAAAGGAAAAGGATTTATCGGAAGCATTGCTAGAAAAATATTTAGAAGAAAATCAATGTAA
- the tuf gene encoding elongation factor Tu: MAEKFERIKPHVNVGTIGHVDHGKTTLTAAILKQLSAKGFNAQKKGVNEIDNAPEERDRGITIALAHVEYESEKRHYAHIDCPGHADYIKNMITGSAQMDGAILVVSAADGPMPQTREHVLLARQVGVPAIVVFLNKVDQVDDPELIDLVEAEVRELLTKYEFPGDKIPFIRGSALKALEASSPDSEDAKCIFELVKALDEYIPEPKRETDKPFLMPIEDIFSIGGRGTVVTGKIERGIVKINEEVEIIGIKPTQKTVITGIEMFNKSLDEGMAGDNAGILLRGLKKEDVERGQVIAKPGSVTPHSEFEGEVYILSKEEGGRHTPFFKGYKPQFYIRTTDVTGDVTSLAEGTEMVMPGDTVKLNIKLINPVALEEKQRFAIREGGKTVGAGVVTKIIK, encoded by the coding sequence ATGGCAGAAAAATTTGAACGAATAAAGCCGCACGTTAATGTAGGAACAATTGGCCACGTTGACCATGGGAAAACTACTTTAACTGCTGCCATCCTTAAACAATTGAGTGCTAAAGGTTTTAATGCCCAAAAAAAGGGAGTTAACGAGATTGATAATGCTCCAGAAGAAAGGGATCGTGGTATTACTATTGCCTTAGCTCATGTTGAGTACGAAAGTGAAAAAAGACACTATGCCCATATCGACTGCCCGGGTCATGCTGATTATATTAAGAACATGATTACTGGCTCAGCTCAGATGGATGGTGCTATTTTGGTTGTGTCTGCTGCTGACGGCCCAATGCCTCAGACTAGAGAGCACGTTCTTTTAGCCCGTCAGGTCGGCGTGCCGGCAATTGTCGTATTTTTAAATAAAGTTGACCAGGTTGATGATCCTGAATTGATTGATTTAGTTGAGGCAGAAGTGAGAGAGCTTTTGACTAAATATGAATTTCCTGGAGACAAAATTCCATTTATCCGCGGTTCAGCTTTAAAGGCCCTGGAGGCAAGCTCTCCGGATTCAGAAGATGCTAAATGTATTTTCGAGCTTGTTAAAGCTTTGGATGAATACATTCCGGAACCAAAACGAGAAACCGATAAACCGTTTTTAATGCCGATTGAAGATATCTTCTCAATTGGAGGCCGCGGAACTGTGGTTACTGGAAAAATTGAAAGAGGAATCGTTAAAATTAACGAAGAAGTTGAAATTATTGGAATAAAGCCGACCCAGAAGACCGTAATTACTGGTATTGAAATGTTTAACAAGTCATTAGATGAGGGTATGGCAGGTGATAATGCCGGAATTCTCTTAAGAGGCTTAAAGAAAGAAGACGTAGAAAGAGGACAAGTTATTGCCAAGCCAGGTAGCGTTACTCCTCATAGTGAATTTGAAGGCGAAGTTTATATTTTATCTAAAGAAGAAGGCGGTCGTCATACTCCATTCTTCAAAGGATATAAGCCTCAGTTTTATATCCGTACCACTGATGTTACTGGTGATGTAACTTCATTGGCAGAAGGAACAGAAATGGTAATGCCTGGCGATACTGTCAAATTAAATATCAAACTTATCAACCCAGTAGCACTGGAAGAAAAACAAAGATTTGCCATTCGAGAAGGAGGCAAGACAGTTGGCGCAGGAGTAGTCACTAAAATCATCAAGTAA
- the rplP gene encoding 50S ribosomal protein L16, whose translation MQPKKVKHRKWHKGRRRFKGNSKGGTELIFGAFGLKADGTKWITARQIESARRTIAHHLQKGGKFWIRVFTDKPVTQKGQEVPMGGGKGSVEYYVVAVKPGRILFEIDGVSEEIAKEAIKLASHKLPIRTKFVKR comes from the coding sequence ATGCAGCCCAAAAAAGTAAAACATAGAAAATGGCATAAAGGTAGAAGAAGATTTAAAGGAAATTCCAAGGGTGGTACAGAATTAATTTTTGGAGCCTTTGGATTGAAAGCAGACGGTACAAAATGGATAACTGCCAGGCAGATCGAGTCAGCCAGAAGAACAATAGCCCATCATTTGCAGAAAGGTGGTAAGTTTTGGATTAGGGTTTTTACCGACAAGCCAGTAACCCAAAAAGGGCAGGAGGTGCCGATGGGTGGCGGTAAGGGAAGCGTTGAATATTATGTAGTTGCTGTTAAGCCGGGCAGAATACTTTTCGAAATAGACGGGGTTTCCGAGGAAATTGCAAAAGAGGCAATAAAATTAGCCAGCCATAAACTTCCGATCAGAACAAAATTTGTAAAAAGATAA
- the rpsJ gene encoding 30S ribosomal protein S10, with protein MVKKKEIGTEEIKQRLRIKIKAFDHKIVDQSAKQIIEIAERYGAEVVGPIPLPTHIQKYTVNRSTFVHKNAREQFEMRTHKRVIDILNPAPKIIDALMNLNLPAGVDIEIKM; from the coding sequence ATGGTAAAAAAGAAAGAAATCGGAACCGAAGAGATAAAGCAGCGTTTGAGAATAAAGATCAAAGCGTTTGATCATAAAATTGTTGACCAATCAGCTAAGCAGATTATTGAGATTGCCGAGAGATACGGGGCCGAAGTAGTTGGTCCAATACCATTGCCAACTCATATTCAGAAATACACGGTTAATCGTTCAACCTTTGTTCATAAGAACGCGAGAGAACAGTTTGAGATGAGAACCCATAAGCGCGTGATTGATATACTCAATCCAGCGCCGAAGATTATTGATGCATTGATGAATTTAAACTTGCCTGCAGGCGTAGACATAGAGATTAAAATGTAA
- the rplX gene encoding 50S ribosomal protein L24, with translation MEIKSGDIVLIITGKDKNKSGKVTEVYPKDNRITIEGLNIVKRHKKPKKEGEKGQRVEVSRPMNISNVKIICPKCKKATRIGHRILEKNKARICKKCLQEI, from the coding sequence ATGGAAATCAAATCAGGCGACATAGTTTTAATCATTACCGGAAAAGACAAAAATAAAAGCGGAAAAGTGACCGAAGTCTATCCAAAAGACAATAGAATTACTATTGAAGGTTTAAATATCGTTAAAAGGCACAAGAAGCCAAAAAAAGAAGGAGAGAAGGGGCAGAGAGTAGAAGTGTCGCGTCCAATGAATATTTCTAATGTGAAGATAATCTGCCCGAAATGCAAAAAAGCCACCCGTATTGGGCATAGGATACTGGAGAAAAATAAGGCACGGATATGTAAAAAGTGCCTACAGGAAATATAA
- a CDS encoding uL15 family ribosomal protein yields MQLHQVKPIYSQKAKKRVGRGGKRGTYSGKGLKGQLSRAGRKLRPEIRDFIKKIPKKRGYRFKSFATKPQIVNLKDLEKKYNNGEIVSPETLLEKRLIVKVNNRVPDVKILGDGKLKKKLKVENCRMSKSVEKICNG; encoded by the coding sequence ATGCAACTACATCAAGTAAAACCAATTTATTCCCAGAAAGCGAAAAAGCGTGTCGGCCGAGGAGGCAAACGCGGGACTTATTCTGGAAAGGGATTAAAAGGGCAATTATCAAGAGCTGGTAGAAAACTTAGGCCGGAAATCCGCGATTTTATCAAAAAAATTCCCAAAAAAAGAGGATACAGGTTTAAATCGTTTGCTACGAAACCGCAGATTGTTAATTTGAAGGATTTGGAAAAAAAGTATAATAATGGAGAAATAGTCAGTCCGGAAACATTGCTCGAAAAAAGATTAATTGTTAAAGTTAATAACAGGGTGCCAGATGTTAAAATTCTGGGTGATGGAAAATTAAAAAAGAAACTGAAAGTTGAAAATTGCAGAATGTCAAAATCCGTAGAAAAAATATGCAATGGTTAG
- the rplR gene encoding 50S ribosomal protein L18, with protein MKKQKQEKRIARHKRIKAKTIGNAKCPRLCVFRSNKHVYAQLIDDEKGKTLVSANDNEIKKLPKGKVAIAQEVGKLLAEKAKDLPAGKQVEKVIFDRAGYKYHGRIKSLADGARMGGLKF; from the coding sequence ATGAAAAAACAAAAACAAGAAAAAAGAATCGCCAGGCATAAAAGAATCAAAGCAAAAACAATAGGCAATGCAAAATGCCCGCGGCTTTGCGTTTTTAGAAGCAATAAGCATGTTTACGCGCAGTTAATAGACGACGAAAAAGGCAAAACATTAGTTTCTGCCAACGATAATGAAATAAAGAAGCTTCCCAAAGGGAAGGTGGCAATTGCACAAGAGGTTGGAAAATTATTGGCCGAAAAAGCAAAAGACCTACCTGCTGGCAAGCAGGTTGAAAAGGTTATTTTTGACCGGGCAGGATATAAATATCATGGAAGAATAAAATCATTAGCAGACGGAGCACGTATGGGGGGTTTAAAATTTTAA